Genomic window (Gammaproteobacteria bacterium):
AACGCCGTTGTTGGAGTGCATACGCCTGCTGGTAAAGCACCGCGGTCTACTCGGTGTGGTGGAAAAGGGCGAGAAAAAACTGATCGGCATGGTCACCGTGCAGTCGATCGTGCGTGTGCTGGAAAGGACTGCCGCCGAATCCTGACACCCCCGAGCGGCATCACACCGCCTGCAACCCGGCCCCAAGCCCCGGCCACGATGTACGCACCGGAAGCCTGTTTCGGACCCGACACAGCAACACCAATCCTTGCCACGCTGCAGATCGGCGGGCACTCGCTGCAGCGCACAGGCGAATCAACCATCGATAGACCGGCATATTGAAAGTCGCGACTTTTATGCTGAGCCATGCCCAGATGTCGCCCCCGCGGGAGCAGACGCCGCACGGGTCGTTTCGACACTACCGAACAGACCGGCAAAGGCCTGCTGCCGGTAATCGAAGATCTGCTCCAACTGCGGATGCACGTAAGATTGCGTCAGCAAGCTCACCGACCGACCACAGCAGCAACTGTGGCAACACATAACGCACCTCCGTCGTCGAGGCACAACAACAGGCTCATCGTCGAAATATGTCAGGGAATCGCTCCTGACATGTCGTCGGGCAGCCATGAATCAGCCGGCGTCGGCGAATTTCACAGGACGGGGGGGAGGCATGGTTACATCAATTGGTAATGGGTATCAGCTTCCCACGCCTCGGACCTGCTTATCCCTAATTCCACCAGCAGGAGATCCAAGTCGGCCTCCATATCGGCAGGCGGATCGATGTCTATCTGCCAATCTGCCTCGTCGGACCACTCAACACTGTCGATCCAATTGACCTCTTCGGTCCGATGGCTATCGCCGAAGCTATCGAATTCATGGTTCATTTTGTCGTTCCTCGATGTATTTCCTGGCTAGTCTCCTGCTTTACGTCGCGGCAACCTATCCGGATCTCTACCGACAGGGGATAACTTCTTCCCTATAGCTGTCATCGATTGAGCTCGCAGTGCTATACTGGACAAAACATGGACAATGGGTGGATCGAATGGCCAAATCTCCTGAAGTATCCAGAGCATCCGCAGCGCCGGAATCCAATTATCGCATTGGCGCGGTGGCTCGCCTGACCGGCATAACTGCCGATACATTGCGCGTGTGGGAGCGCCGTTACGCAGTGGTGACACCGCAGCGCAGTGCCAAGGGCGGGCGGCGTTACAGTCGCGATGACGTGCTTAGGCTGGCTTTGATCAAGCGGCTGGTCGATGCCGGCCATGCCATCGGCAGCGTCGCGAATCTTGAAGGGCCGGAACTGCAGCAGCGCCTGGACTCCGACCTCGTGGACGCAACGTTGCCCCTCAAAGCAGACGAACTAAACCGGCCCTATCGTGTCGCCGTTCTTGGCGAGGCGCTGCCAACTCGACTTCTTAACGCAGGGACGGAGCTGCCGGGAGTGGAGATTGTCGCCGCCACTTCGGATCCGGATACATTTCGCAGGGAGGCGCCAGCCAGGTGTCCCGACGTCATCGTCCTCGAATACCCCAGCGTGACCGGCAGAACGGCGGGAGAGGTCAATCAGTTGCTTCGCTTGACTGAGGCCCGTCGCGCGGTTGTGGTTTACGCCTTCGCGCGCGAGGAGACGGCTCATCGCCTGCAGTCGCGTCAAATTGTCGCACTGCGCGCTCCGGTCGGGTTGACCGACCTGCAACCATGGTGCAGTTCGTCGACAGGGCGTTTGTGGCCTGATGAAACGACCGACTCGAGCGCGCTGGGACAGGCGCCGTACCGACGTTACACCGCCGCCCAGCTGTCACGTATTGCGAC
Coding sequences:
- a CDS encoding MerR family transcriptional regulator, whose translation is MAKSPEVSRASAAPESNYRIGAVARLTGITADTLRVWERRYAVVTPQRSAKGGRRYSRDDVLRLALIKRLVDAGHAIGSVANLEGPELQQRLDSDLVDATLPLKADELNRPYRVAVLGEALPTRLLNAGTELPGVEIVAATSDPDTFRREAPARCPDVIVLEYPSVTGRTAGEVNQLLRLTEARRAVVVYAFAREETAHRLQSRQIVALRAPVGLTDLQPWCSSSTGRLWPDETTDSSALGQAPYRRYTAAQLSRIATISTTVKCECPRHLADLVFSLRNFESYSAECENTNAADALLHAQLHNATGHARAILEESLHQVLTAEGVSMETPMSRGGIGRGNSP